A window of the Pseudomonas sp. B21_DOA genome harbors these coding sequences:
- a CDS encoding Maf-like protein, with protein sequence MKLLYLASGSPRRRELLTQIGVRFSAISADIDETPLPEESPSAYVERLARGKAEAGRRSVVSGQPFCVLGADTAVVLDGKILGKPVDEADACAMLMMLSGNEHEVLTAIAVLEGERCESRVVRSRVRFRTISREEAGAYWASGEPRDKAGGYGIQGLGAVFVAGLEGSYSAVVGLPLCETCEALGHFGIPCWQNLNTP encoded by the coding sequence ATGAAACTGCTTTACCTCGCCTCCGGCTCACCGCGTCGCCGTGAATTGCTCACGCAGATCGGCGTGCGCTTTTCCGCCATCAGTGCAGACATCGACGAAACCCCGCTTCCTGAAGAATCCCCTTCGGCCTATGTCGAGCGCCTCGCGCGTGGCAAGGCTGAGGCCGGGCGCCGCTCGGTCGTCTCTGGCCAGCCGTTCTGCGTGCTTGGCGCCGACACCGCTGTGGTGCTCGACGGCAAAATACTTGGCAAACCGGTGGACGAAGCCGACGCATGCGCCATGCTGATGATGTTGTCCGGCAACGAACACGAAGTGCTGACCGCCATCGCCGTGCTTGAAGGTGAGCGCTGCGAGTCGCGGGTGGTGCGCAGCCGCGTGCGTTTCCGCACCATCAGTCGCGAAGAGGCCGGCGCCTACTGGGCCAGTGGTGAACCGCGCGACAAGGCCGGCGGCTATGGCATTCAGGGCCTGGGCGCGGTGTTTGTCGCCGGGCTCGAAGGCAGCTATTCGGCGGTGGTCGGCCTGCCGCTGTGCGAAACCTGCGAGGCGTTGGGCCATTTCGGCATACCCTGTTGGCAAAACCTGAACACGCCCTGA
- the rng gene encoding ribonuclease G produces MSEEILINITPMESRVAVVENGVLQEVHVERTQKRGIVGNIYKGKIVRVLPGMQAAFVDIGLDRAAFIHAAEISLREGPAVESISSLVHEGQSLVVQVTKDPIGSKGARLTTQLSIPSRYLVYMPRTAHVGISLKIEDEAERERLKQVVSDCVAKEGIKEAGGFILRTAAEGAGADEILMDIRYLRRLWDQINEQIKTIAAPSVIYEDLGLALRTLRDLVNPKIEKIRIDSRETFQKTTQFVAELMPEIADRLEHYPGERPIFDLYGVEDEIQRALERKVPLKSGGYLVIDPAEAMTTIDVNTGAFVGHRNLEETIFKTNLEAATAIARQMRLRNLGGIIIIDFIDMEDEEHQRQVLRTLEKQLERDHAKTNIIGITELGLVQMTRKRTRESLEQVLCEPCSSCQGRGKLKTAETICYEIFREILREARAYQAEGYRVLANQKVVDRLLDEESGNVAELEGFIGRTIRFQVETMYSQEQYDVVLL; encoded by the coding sequence ATGAGTGAAGAGATTCTGATCAACATCACGCCGATGGAGTCGCGCGTGGCGGTGGTCGAAAACGGTGTGCTGCAAGAAGTCCACGTTGAGCGCACGCAGAAACGCGGGATCGTCGGCAACATCTATAAAGGCAAGATCGTGCGCGTCCTGCCGGGCATGCAGGCAGCATTTGTCGACATTGGCCTCGATCGCGCGGCTTTCATTCATGCCGCCGAAATTTCCCTGCGTGAAGGCCCGGCCGTGGAAAGCATCAGTTCGCTGGTGCACGAGGGCCAGAGCCTGGTGGTACAAGTCACCAAGGATCCGATCGGCTCCAAAGGCGCACGTCTGACCACGCAACTGTCGATCCCTTCGCGTTATCTGGTGTACATGCCGCGCACCGCCCACGTCGGCATTTCCCTGAAGATCGAAGACGAAGCCGAGCGCGAGCGCCTCAAGCAGGTGGTCAGCGATTGCGTGGCCAAGGAAGGTATCAAGGAGGCCGGCGGTTTCATTCTGCGCACAGCCGCTGAAGGCGCGGGCGCTGATGAAATCCTCATGGACATCCGCTACCTGCGGCGTCTCTGGGACCAGATCAACGAGCAGATCAAGACCATCGCTGCGCCCAGCGTGATCTATGAAGACCTAGGCCTGGCCCTGCGTACTCTGCGTGACCTGGTCAATCCGAAGATCGAGAAAATTCGCATTGACTCGCGGGAAACCTTCCAGAAAACCACGCAATTCGTCGCCGAACTGATGCCGGAAATCGCCGATCGTCTGGAACACTATCCAGGTGAGCGACCGATCTTCGACCTCTACGGTGTCGAAGACGAAATCCAGCGTGCGCTGGAGCGCAAGGTGCCGCTCAAGTCCGGCGGTTATCTGGTGATCGATCCGGCGGAAGCCATGACCACCATCGACGTCAACACCGGGGCGTTCGTCGGCCATCGCAATCTCGAAGAAACCATTTTCAAGACCAATCTCGAAGCGGCCACGGCGATTGCCCGGCAAATGCGCCTGCGCAACCTCGGCGGGATCATCATCATCGACTTCATCGACATGGAAGATGAGGAGCATCAGCGGCAGGTCCTGCGCACTCTGGAGAAACAGCTGGAGCGCGATCACGCCAAGACCAACATCATCGGCATCACCGAGTTGGGCCTGGTGCAGATGACCCGCAAGCGCACCCGTGAAAGTCTTGAACAGGTGCTGTGCGAGCCGTGCAGCAGTTGTCAGGGACGCGGCAAACTGAAGACTGCCGAAACCATCTGTTACGAGATCTTCCGCGAGATCCTGCGCGAGGCCCGGGCCTATCAGGCCGAGGGTTATCGGGTACTGGCCAACCAGAAAGTGGTGGATCGCCTGCTTGACGAAGAATCCGGTAACGTCGCCGAGCTTGAAGGCTTTATCGGCCGCACCATACGCTTCCAGGTGGAAACCATGTATTCCCAGGAACAATATGACGTGGTGCTGCTCTGA
- the mreD gene encoding rod shape-determining protein MreD: MVGAKKSGNGWMIWLTFFVGILLSVSPLPIFMEILRPLWLALLVTFWALYMPHTVGMVTAFCLGLAEDVLQGDLLGQNALILTLITFLVLSLQQRLRMFPMWQQCLVILVIFGLAQLAQLWLSALTGNRQPTLALVLPALVSALLWPWVSFALRGMCRRYRIY, translated from the coding sequence CGGAAACGGCTGGATGATCTGGCTGACGTTCTTCGTCGGCATCCTGCTCAGCGTTTCGCCGTTGCCGATCTTCATGGAAATCCTTCGCCCGCTGTGGCTGGCCTTGCTCGTGACGTTTTGGGCGCTGTACATGCCGCACACGGTCGGCATGGTGACGGCGTTCTGTCTGGGGCTGGCCGAAGATGTCCTGCAGGGCGACCTGCTCGGGCAGAACGCGCTGATCCTGACCCTGATTACTTTCCTCGTGTTGTCGTTGCAGCAGCGCCTGCGCATGTTCCCGATGTGGCAGCAGTGCCTAGTGATCCTGGTGATCTTCGGCCTCGCACAATTGGCGCAACTGTGGCTCAGCGCTCTGACCGGCAACCGTCAGCCAACCCTGGCGCTGGTCTTGCCGGCGCTGGTCAGTGCCTTGCTCTGGCCGTGGGTCAGCTTCGCCCTGCGCGGGATGTGCCGACGCTACAGAATCTATTGA